In a genomic window of Dyadobacter fermentans DSM 18053:
- a CDS encoding 3-keto-disaccharide hydrolase — MKKFLIFSPLLISISLLTGFNADMPNELTAQEKKEGWSLLFDGKTTNGWHLYNKGKMPSAWIVQKGELYCDPTLTSAMHGDLVTDKEYENYDLRFEWKISKAGNSGVFVNVKESKDIPTAWASGPEYQLLEKTHYDYNSNPKKRAGCLYSFQSQKNAATDKPVGQWNQSRIVQKNGKIQFFLNGTLTAEEDFKSEKWKKMVADSHFKTFPEFGKYTKGHLTLQDWAKGISFRNIKIKQL, encoded by the coding sequence ATGAAGAAGTTCCTAATTTTCTCCCCATTGCTGATCAGCATCAGTCTGCTGACCGGTTTCAACGCAGATATGCCGAACGAACTTACCGCTCAGGAAAAAAAAGAAGGATGGTCGTTGCTGTTCGATGGAAAGACAACGAATGGTTGGCATTTGTATAACAAGGGCAAAATGCCGTCCGCATGGATCGTGCAAAAGGGAGAACTGTATTGCGATCCTACCCTCACCAGCGCAATGCACGGGGACCTGGTCACCGATAAAGAATATGAGAACTACGACCTGAGGTTTGAATGGAAGATCAGCAAGGCGGGTAACAGCGGTGTGTTCGTAAATGTCAAGGAAAGCAAAGATATTCCAACCGCATGGGCATCGGGACCGGAGTACCAGCTTTTGGAAAAAACGCATTATGATTACAATTCAAACCCCAAAAAACGGGCTGGATGTCTTTACAGTTTTCAGAGTCAAAAAAATGCGGCTACTGACAAGCCCGTCGGACAATGGAACCAGTCACGTATCGTTCAGAAAAACGGCAAGATCCAATTCTTTTTGAACGGGACACTCACCGCTGAGGAAGACTTCAAATCTGAAAAGTGGAAGAAGATGGTTGCGGACAGCCATTTCAAAACTTTCCCCGAATTTGGCAAATACACCAAAGGGCACTTGACGTTGCAAGACTGGGCGAAGGGTATTTCATTCCGTAATATCAAGATCAAGCAGCTATAA
- a CDS encoding efflux RND transporter permease subunit, which produces MKFNEYKTLGFTNWCVENRTTIYIFTFIITLAGFMVYNNLPKEQFPDIKIPQIYINTVYFGTAPADIENTINKPIEKQLKSLNGVKKIKSNALQDVSVILVEFTPDVAVEVALQRVRDAIDKAKTDLPQNLDTGPTAQDVNFSEFPIMNVNIAGNYSLKQLKEYAEDLQDGIEALPEITRVDILGALNREIQINVNLDRMKSTGLTFYDVQTAIQSENINVSGGELNVQGVRRTLRVKGEYTDVAEMANIRIRTSTGATVRLGDIAEVADSFEEQQDFARLANKSVITLNVIKRSGENLVDAADKIEDVIADFKENRFPAGLDVKITADQSIQTRADLHDLINTVVLGFIFVVMVLMFFMGVRDAIFVGLSVPLSALVAFVLMPIIGPMVGTEFTLNTIVLFAFLLGIGLVVDDAIVVIENTHRLFNQHKDWTIQQAVKAAAGEVFIPVLSGTLTTIAPFFPLLFWTGIVGEFMKFMPLTLIITLGASLFVAYVMNPVFAVSFMGRHDDEKEAHDTSFKAIRRPLIILVVAALIGYAIDRGIGNFFVFILLLWVFNHYILTPRILVPFQDRLLPSLKNGYRKLIDWLLRGWRPVVAIVAVFLLLIATFIITGIAQPKVLFFPSGDPDYVYVYNKLPIGTDARVTDSVTKIIEQRVFDVLEKEKAMDMVNSVIANVGKNAGDPYNPDRSATPHKSKVTVAFVYGTERGGRSSEAILRKIRDAVAGIPGAEISVEREAVGPPTGKPISIEISGDEFDVLQKLEKDVLKKVQDSGIEGIDQLRSDLVTNKPEIVIDIDREKAQREGISSQQIALAVRTALFGLEVSKFRDDKDEYPIMVRLEKDDREQIEKLLSLNVVYRDMNMGGALRQVPITSVANIHYSTTFSQINRQDQRRIVTLGSDVLPGYNANEIVAQIQTLVQEMEVPNGYTIKMGGEQEEQAESMAFLGTAFGAAIMLIYLILATQFNSVVKPFIIFFTIVLSLIGVLLGFVIFNKDFSVIMSGVGIIALAGIVVKNGILLIEFIEELRGRGYPMREAIIEGGAIRLTPVLLTASAAVLGLVPLALGITVDFVGLFRDLAPDLIIGGPSSVFWNILAWTIIFGLTFSTVLTLVMVPCMYYVNERVRDKWFRKGKPEPVNPNWQNETI; this is translated from the coding sequence ATGAAATTCAACGAATATAAAACCCTAGGCTTCACCAACTGGTGCGTAGAGAACAGGACGACGATCTACATCTTTACGTTCATCATCACGCTGGCGGGGTTCATGGTGTACAATAACCTGCCGAAGGAGCAGTTCCCGGACATTAAAATCCCGCAGATTTACATTAATACGGTGTATTTCGGGACTGCGCCGGCCGATATCGAAAACACGATCAACAAGCCGATCGAGAAGCAGCTCAAATCCCTCAACGGGGTGAAGAAGATCAAATCCAATGCATTGCAGGACGTGTCGGTAATCCTGGTGGAATTTACGCCGGATGTGGCCGTGGAAGTCGCCTTGCAGCGGGTGAGGGATGCGATAGATAAGGCCAAAACCGATTTGCCCCAAAACCTCGACACGGGCCCCACAGCCCAGGACGTGAACTTTTCGGAGTTCCCGATCATGAACGTCAACATTGCCGGTAACTATTCTTTGAAACAACTGAAGGAATATGCCGAAGATTTGCAGGACGGGATCGAAGCATTGCCGGAAATTACCCGTGTGGATATTCTCGGTGCATTGAACCGCGAGATCCAGATCAACGTGAACCTCGACCGCATGAAATCGACCGGTTTGACATTCTATGACGTGCAAACGGCGATTCAGAGTGAAAACATCAACGTTTCGGGCGGCGAACTGAACGTGCAGGGCGTGCGCCGGACGCTGCGCGTGAAAGGCGAATACACGGATGTGGCCGAAATGGCGAATATCCGCATTCGTACCTCCACCGGTGCGACGGTCCGCCTGGGCGACATTGCCGAAGTGGCCGACAGCTTTGAAGAACAACAGGATTTCGCACGTTTGGCCAATAAATCGGTTATTACCCTGAACGTGATCAAGCGCTCGGGTGAAAACCTGGTGGACGCAGCCGATAAAATCGAAGATGTCATCGCGGACTTTAAAGAAAACCGCTTTCCTGCCGGTTTGGATGTAAAAATCACCGCCGACCAATCGATCCAGACGCGGGCTGATTTGCACGATTTGATCAACACCGTAGTACTCGGCTTTATTTTCGTGGTGATGGTGCTCATGTTCTTCATGGGTGTGCGCGACGCGATTTTCGTGGGGCTTTCGGTGCCATTGTCCGCATTGGTAGCATTTGTGTTAATGCCTATTATCGGACCGATGGTCGGGACGGAATTCACACTGAACACGATCGTGCTCTTCGCTTTCCTGCTCGGGATCGGATTGGTGGTGGACGACGCGATTGTGGTAATCGAAAACACGCACCGTCTTTTCAACCAGCATAAGGACTGGACGATCCAACAAGCGGTGAAAGCGGCTGCGGGAGAGGTGTTCATTCCGGTACTTTCGGGAACATTAACGACCATTGCGCCATTCTTCCCATTGCTTTTCTGGACGGGTATCGTCGGGGAGTTTATGAAATTCATGCCGCTGACGCTCATCATTACGCTCGGCGCGTCGCTTTTCGTGGCTTATGTGATGAACCCCGTGTTTGCGGTGTCGTTCATGGGCCGCCATGATGATGAGAAAGAAGCACACGACACGAGTTTTAAAGCCATCCGCAGGCCGCTAATCATACTTGTGGTAGCAGCATTGATCGGCTACGCCATCGACCGGGGTATTGGAAACTTCTTTGTATTTATCCTCCTCCTGTGGGTTTTCAACCATTACATTCTGACACCAAGAATCCTTGTCCCATTCCAGGACCGGCTGCTTCCATCCCTTAAAAATGGCTACCGCAAACTCATCGACTGGCTTTTGAGAGGTTGGAGACCGGTAGTGGCCATTGTGGCTGTGTTCCTGTTGCTGATCGCGACGTTCATCATTACCGGCATTGCCCAGCCGAAAGTGCTCTTCTTCCCGAGCGGTGATCCTGATTATGTGTACGTCTACAACAAATTACCCATCGGTACCGACGCCCGCGTGACCGACTCCGTAACCAAGATCATCGAGCAGCGTGTTTTTGATGTGTTGGAAAAAGAAAAAGCGATGGATATGGTGAACTCCGTCATCGCCAACGTCGGTAAAAACGCCGGTGACCCTTACAACCCCGACCGCTCGGCCACGCCGCACAAGTCGAAAGTGACGGTAGCATTCGTGTATGGTACCGAACGCGGCGGAAGGTCGTCCGAAGCGATCCTTCGCAAGATCCGCGATGCGGTAGCCGGCATTCCGGGTGCTGAAATTTCGGTAGAACGCGAAGCGGTGGGCCCTCCTACCGGTAAGCCTATTTCAATCGAGATTTCCGGTGATGAATTTGATGTGCTTCAAAAACTGGAAAAAGACGTTCTGAAAAAAGTGCAGGATTCGGGTATCGAAGGGATCGATCAGCTCCGCTCCGATCTCGTGACCAACAAGCCCGAAATCGTGATCGACATCGACCGCGAAAAAGCGCAGCGCGAGGGCATTAGTTCGCAACAAATCGCACTGGCGGTCCGTACGGCATTGTTCGGTCTGGAAGTTTCCAAATTCCGTGACGATAAGGACGAGTACCCGATCATGGTGCGCCTCGAAAAAGATGACCGCGAGCAAATCGAAAAACTGCTCAGCCTGAACGTCGTTTACCGCGACATGAACATGGGCGGTGCATTGCGCCAGGTTCCCATTACGTCAGTAGCGAACATCCATTACTCGACCACTTTCAGCCAGATCAACCGGCAAGACCAGCGACGCATCGTCACATTGGGCTCGGACGTACTGCCCGGCTACAATGCCAACGAAATCGTGGCACAAATCCAAACCCTGGTGCAGGAAATGGAGGTACCAAACGGCTATACGATCAAAATGGGCGGCGAGCAGGAAGAGCAGGCTGAATCGATGGCGTTCCTCGGAACAGCGTTCGGCGCGGCGATCATGCTGATTTACCTCATCCTGGCGACGCAGTTCAACTCGGTGGTCAAGCCATTCATCATCTTCTTCACGATCGTGCTTTCGCTCATCGGGGTGTTGCTGGGCTTCGTGATATTCAACAAAGACTTCTCCGTAATCATGTCCGGTGTGGGGATCATCGCTTTGGCAGGTATTGTGGTGAAAAACGGTATCCTGCTCATCGAGTTCATCGAAGAACTTCGCGGGCGCGGGTATCCGATGCGTGAAGCCATTATCGAAGGCGGCGCGATCCGTCTGACGCCCGTATTGCTCACCGCCTCGGCCGCCGTATTGGGTCTGGTACCGCTTGCATTAGGTATTACGGTCGATTTCGTGGGTCTTTTCCGCGATCTCGCGCCCGATCTGATCATTGGCGGGCCAAGCTCCGTGTTCTGGAACATCCTCGCATGGACGATCATCTTCGGCCTCACATTCTCGACCGTACTCACGCTTGTGATGGTGCCTTGCATGTATTACGTGAATGAGCGCGTCCGCGACAAGTGGTTCCGGAAGGGCAAACCTGAGCCGGTAAACCCGAATTGGCAGAACGAAACGATCTGA
- a CDS encoding sugar phosphate isomerase/epimerase family protein, translating into MERRDFLKKSGFLTAGALSVSSLSAIAAAPKKVIDPFGVQLFSVRSLLPDDPKGVMTKLAEMGYKQFESFQGPKGFLWGMEPKEIKSFLDGLGVKMVSTHFDFKGAAADPEKLKQYIDMAQGAGLKYMICPWIGPQKTWDEWKVVADDFNKVGEQVTKSGLKFGYHNHDYSFKPLDGKLPQDYLLENTNPKNVMFELDLCWIDVTGVSTADHLKKYGKRYELCHVKDYTKENGKPVQNDLGKGSVDFKKTLRLAMDSGIKYFLVEQEEYPESPLVSLANDAQYMKKLSV; encoded by the coding sequence ATGGAAAGAAGAGACTTTTTAAAGAAATCCGGTTTTTTAACGGCTGGGGCATTGTCGGTTAGTTCTTTGAGCGCAATTGCCGCCGCTCCGAAGAAAGTGATCGATCCTTTTGGTGTTCAGCTGTTCAGTGTGCGCAGTCTGCTGCCGGATGATCCCAAAGGCGTCATGACCAAGCTGGCCGAAATGGGTTATAAGCAGTTTGAAAGCTTTCAAGGCCCGAAGGGGTTCCTGTGGGGCATGGAGCCGAAGGAAATCAAGAGTTTTCTCGATGGCCTGGGCGTGAAAATGGTGAGTACGCACTTTGATTTCAAAGGCGCTGCCGCAGATCCTGAAAAGCTGAAACAATACATCGATATGGCGCAGGGCGCTGGCTTGAAATACATGATCTGCCCGTGGATCGGCCCGCAAAAGACCTGGGACGAGTGGAAGGTCGTAGCGGACGACTTCAACAAGGTAGGCGAGCAGGTCACAAAATCGGGCCTGAAATTCGGCTACCATAACCACGATTATTCATTCAAACCACTCGATGGAAAACTTCCGCAAGACTATTTGCTAGAAAATACCAATCCGAAAAACGTCATGTTCGAACTCGATCTTTGCTGGATCGACGTGACAGGCGTTTCCACGGCCGACCACCTCAAAAAGTACGGCAAGCGCTACGAGCTTTGCCACGTGAAAGATTACACCAAAGAAAACGGCAAGCCGGTACAAAACGACCTGGGTAAAGGTAGCGTCGATTTCAAAAAGACGCTTCGCCTGGCCATGGACAGCGGTATCAAATACTTTTTGGTAGAGCAGGAAGAATATCCCGAGTCGCCGCTGGTCAGCCTGGCCAACGACGCGCAGTATATGAAAAAGCTCTCAGTGTAA
- a CDS encoding DeoR/GlpR family DNA-binding transcription regulator, whose protein sequence is MLKEARFEHILDKLKANSRVFFEELANDLKVSEDTIRRDIDILAKSGLMVKVRGGAISPAHNPLTFQQRAGMFTEAKQRIGLKVQQHLADVKTVLMDGGTTMLAVAASIPVNAKLRVITNNVALPHVLSNHSGIEIVLLGGNYVPGTQTTVGVQTCMEARKYVADLYLMGTCAIDVSIGVTAQFADDGEVKKVFIESSRKTIALVSQEKLNMIDYFKVAELNEVDAIITDLVSDDDQLAKYRFSGLEIY, encoded by the coding sequence ATGCTAAAAGAAGCCCGCTTTGAACATATTTTGGATAAGTTGAAGGCGAACAGCCGGGTGTTTTTTGAAGAACTGGCCAACGACTTGAAAGTCTCTGAGGACACCATCCGACGGGATATAGATATCCTGGCAAAGAGCGGCCTGATGGTCAAGGTGCGTGGGGGAGCTATTTCACCGGCCCATAACCCGCTGACATTCCAGCAACGTGCAGGAATGTTTACCGAGGCAAAGCAGCGCATAGGACTTAAAGTACAACAACATCTTGCCGACGTCAAAACGGTGCTGATGGATGGCGGTACTACGATGCTGGCTGTTGCGGCATCGATTCCGGTTAATGCCAAGTTGAGGGTTATTACCAATAACGTCGCGCTACCTCATGTGCTATCCAATCATTCGGGGATAGAAATCGTGTTGCTGGGGGGTAACTACGTGCCAGGGACCCAGACAACGGTAGGTGTCCAAACATGCATGGAAGCACGAAAATACGTCGCGGATCTTTACCTGATGGGGACCTGTGCCATTGATGTAAGCATTGGTGTGACGGCTCAGTTTGCAGATGACGGTGAAGTAAAAAAAGTATTTATTGAATCTTCAAGAAAAACGATTGCCCTGGTCAGTCAAGAAAAGCTCAACATGATAGATTACTTCAAAGTAGCCGAATTGAATGAAGTCGATGCCATCATCACAGATTTAGTTAGTGACGACGACCAACTGGCAAAGTACCGGTTCTCGGGCTTGGAGATCTATTAA
- a CDS encoding DUF4249 domain-containing protein, with the protein MKFLYFLLILFAAGCKETDLDLDIPYSGDKLVLWGKLKAGAPVRIQVTKTFNPVGLIPKDVSVPDAKVTLEINGKTNIELSPLANEKGIYVSDHAVVAGATYIIKASAPALPDAESAPVSVPLNLPDVEIVRTRNVPGEINHQSPQDLVSLYFKEQQADPEKYYTLTFLSYYEKDTLSANTYGATDNIPAKEEDCHTWASEKISSVYIEVLGGTFDRFASVFLVKSKCLPDPGIPIKFYVEAGRGTLDDPRLALKTTMRLEVVTKEAFDFAKIEYDQPEGVDHLVLPPQRALTNIKNGYGLIFASNDKVIEIP; encoded by the coding sequence ATGAAGTTTCTATATTTCCTATTAATACTATTTGCGGCTGGCTGCAAAGAAACCGACCTCGATCTCGACATTCCCTATTCCGGCGACAAGCTCGTTTTGTGGGGAAAACTCAAAGCGGGAGCTCCCGTAAGAATTCAGGTAACGAAAACCTTCAATCCGGTTGGGCTTATCCCGAAGGATGTCAGCGTTCCGGATGCAAAAGTAACCCTGGAAATAAATGGAAAAACGAATATTGAATTGTCTCCGCTGGCAAATGAGAAAGGTATCTATGTATCTGACCATGCGGTCGTTGCCGGTGCCACTTACATTATAAAAGCATCGGCTCCCGCATTACCCGACGCCGAATCCGCACCGGTGAGTGTTCCCCTGAATCTGCCGGATGTTGAAATAGTAAGAACCCGGAATGTGCCCGGTGAAATCAATCATCAATCGCCCCAGGATTTGGTCAGTTTATATTTTAAGGAGCAGCAAGCTGATCCGGAAAAATATTATACCCTCACATTTTTATCATACTACGAAAAAGATACGCTATCGGCAAATACTTATGGCGCCACCGATAATATTCCTGCCAAAGAAGAGGATTGTCACACCTGGGCAAGCGAGAAAATATCGAGCGTTTACATTGAGGTATTAGGAGGAACATTCGATCGTTTCGCCTCGGTATTCCTGGTGAAAAGCAAATGCCTTCCAGACCCCGGCATTCCGATTAAATTTTACGTTGAAGCCGGCAGGGGAACGCTTGATGACCCGCGATTGGCATTAAAAACTACCATGAGACTTGAAGTCGTCACGAAAGAAGCATTTGACTTTGCCAAAATAGAATACGACCAGCCCGAGGGCGTAGACCATCTCGTGCTTCCTCCCCAAAGAGCGCTGACTAATATCAAAAATGGTTACGGGCTGATTTTTGCTTCCAATGACAAAGTGATCGAAATACCATGA
- a CDS encoding efflux RND transporter periplasmic adaptor subunit, translating into MKSNILIITAIATILASCSAKKEGLEGKKQELAELKAQQVENEKKIKALEIEIGKLDPKKATEAKVKPVSIDTLNAETFKHYVELQGTVDAKNNVMVTPKTGGAIVAMYVKEGDAVKAGTVIGKIDNSILVESIEELKTSLSLANTLFEKQKNLWDQKIGTELQYLQAKNNKESLEKKLATLNTQLAQTNIVSPMAGVVDMVNVKVGEMASPGVGVVRVVNLGNLKVSAKVSDVYAASVKRGDEVIIKFPDLKKEYKARLTFVSTAVDPLSRTFTIEANLPSDRDIKPNMMAQVQINDATSKNALAIDQNYVQSTEKGNVVYVAVTEGNKKVAKAKEVKTGLSYNGKVEILSGLSAGDALITLGYQEVSDGQPISY; encoded by the coding sequence ATGAAAAGCAATATTCTGATTATAACCGCTATTGCCACCATTCTGGCCTCGTGCTCCGCCAAGAAAGAAGGTTTGGAAGGCAAAAAACAAGAGCTCGCCGAGCTGAAAGCCCAGCAGGTCGAGAATGAGAAAAAAATTAAGGCGCTCGAAATCGAAATAGGCAAACTGGACCCGAAGAAAGCGACGGAAGCCAAAGTGAAGCCCGTGTCGATCGATACGCTGAATGCAGAGACATTCAAGCATTACGTGGAGCTGCAAGGCACCGTGGACGCGAAAAACAATGTGATGGTTACGCCCAAGACAGGCGGTGCTATCGTGGCGATGTACGTGAAAGAAGGCGACGCCGTGAAAGCGGGAACCGTGATCGGGAAGATCGACAACAGCATTCTGGTGGAATCCATCGAAGAGCTGAAAACGTCGCTGAGCCTTGCCAATACCCTTTTCGAGAAGCAGAAAAACCTCTGGGACCAGAAGATCGGAACGGAACTGCAATACCTGCAAGCCAAAAACAACAAGGAATCGCTTGAAAAGAAACTCGCGACCCTGAATACGCAGCTCGCACAAACCAACATCGTGTCGCCCATGGCCGGCGTGGTGGATATGGTGAACGTGAAAGTGGGCGAAATGGCTTCTCCGGGCGTTGGCGTGGTTCGCGTGGTGAACCTGGGCAACCTGAAAGTGTCGGCCAAAGTGTCGGACGTTTATGCGGCCAGCGTGAAAAGGGGCGACGAAGTAATCATCAAGTTTCCTGATTTGAAAAAGGAATACAAGGCACGGCTCACCTTTGTGAGTACCGCCGTGGACCCATTGTCGAGAACATTCACGATCGAGGCTAACCTGCCTTCCGACCGCGACATCAAGCCTAACATGATGGCGCAGGTGCAGATCAACGATGCTACGAGCAAAAATGCACTGGCGATTGACCAAAACTACGTTCAGAGCACGGAGAAAGGGAATGTGGTGTACGTAGCCGTAACCGAAGGCAACAAGAAAGTAGCCAAGGCGAAAGAAGTGAAAACCGGCCTGAGCTACAATGGCAAGGTGGAAATTCTTTCGGGATTGTCGGCAGGCGACGCGCTGATCACGCTGGGCTACCAGGAAGTGTCAGACGGCCAGCCGATTAGCTACTAA
- a CDS encoding sugar phosphate isomerase/epimerase family protein — translation MDTGFWKALKTKSGALVLLAVVLAGAGLVALTANNPRSWKLGVALYTFNPSSFEGQLDKADSAGLKYVEGFTFGKSIPELKDSAVMKLSPSGIKKLKAFVEKKGLKMESIYLVGGKTIHDWKKEFEIAKNFGVKYVTAEPPVRLWDSIDSLAGVYGIKLAIHNHWKGTSAYWHPDSTLAALKGHPNFGVCADLGHMPKSGINPVDALKKLKGHIIAIHLKDIAAYNDPKLVDVVVGTGVIDFPAVFRELEAQKFNGHIIIERDRQEKPSNLPSVIQTVKYYKTTLGLK, via the coding sequence ATGGATACTGGATTCTGGAAAGCGTTGAAGACGAAATCGGGCGCATTGGTGCTGTTGGCAGTGGTGCTTGCTGGTGCAGGGCTTGTTGCACTTACAGCGAACAATCCGCGCTCCTGGAAGCTGGGTGTCGCGCTGTACACGTTTAATCCCTCGTCTTTTGAGGGACAACTGGACAAGGCCGATAGCGCGGGCCTTAAATATGTGGAGGGTTTCACATTCGGCAAGTCGATTCCCGAATTGAAAGATTCCGCCGTGATGAAATTGTCGCCTTCGGGCATTAAAAAATTGAAAGCCTTCGTCGAGAAAAAGGGCTTAAAAATGGAGTCGATCTATCTTGTTGGCGGCAAGACGATTCATGACTGGAAAAAGGAGTTCGAGATTGCGAAGAACTTTGGCGTAAAATACGTCACTGCGGAGCCGCCGGTGCGCCTTTGGGACAGCATCGACAGCCTGGCGGGCGTGTACGGCATTAAATTGGCGATCCACAACCATTGGAAAGGAACGAGCGCCTACTGGCATCCGGATTCGACATTGGCTGCATTGAAAGGGCATCCGAATTTCGGCGTCTGCGCCGATCTGGGGCACATGCCCAAAAGCGGCATTAATCCCGTCGACGCATTGAAAAAGCTGAAAGGCCACATTATCGCCATCCATTTGAAAGACATTGCGGCATATAATGATCCCAAGCTGGTGGATGTAGTGGTGGGAACGGGCGTGATCGATTTTCCGGCGGTGTTCAGGGAGCTCGAAGCGCAGAAGTTTAACGGGCACATCATCATCGAGCGCGACCGACAAGAAAAGCCAAGCAACCTGCCGTCGGTGATTCAAACCGTTAAATATTACAAAACTACGTTAGGTTTGAAATAA
- a CDS encoding cupin: MPKNFEVEKYWFEDDGVIPNNALPVLVYRQICAVDDKSEWFETTFIANGWTNNWRDTILPYDHFHSTTHEVLGVGKGDVMLHVGGRFGKQLFLNAGDAIILPAGVGHYALPTKNEYEIVGGYPEGRAWDLLTGEEGERERALIGIKNVPVPFTDPIDGEHGTLISSW, from the coding sequence ATGCCGAAGAATTTCGAGGTCGAGAAATATTGGTTTGAGGATGATGGCGTGATACCGAACAATGCATTGCCTGTCCTTGTCTACCGCCAAATCTGCGCAGTGGATGATAAGTCGGAGTGGTTCGAAACCACTTTTATCGCTAACGGATGGACAAATAACTGGCGGGATACTATTCTTCCCTACGATCACTTCCATAGCACCACACATGAAGTACTGGGTGTGGGCAAGGGTGATGTTATGCTGCATGTGGGAGGTCGGTTCGGTAAACAGCTGTTCCTCAATGCAGGCGATGCAATCATACTCCCGGCAGGCGTTGGTCACTACGCATTGCCAACGAAAAATGAATATGAAATCGTTGGCGGTTACCCCGAAGGCAGGGCTTGGGACCTTCTGACAGGCGAAGAAGGTGAGCGGGAAAGGGCGCTGATCGGCATTAAGAATGTGCCTGTGCCCTTCACAGATCCCATTGATGGTGAGCACGGGACTTTGATCAGCTCCTGGTAA